The DNA sequence CCTGGACCTCGCGCGGGTGCTCGCGGTGCTGCTGCCGCACGAGCCCGAGGCCCTCGGCCTGCTGGCGCTGCTCGAGCTCACCGACGCCCGGCGGGCCGCCCGCGTGGACGCCTCCGGCGCGCTGGTGCTGCTCGAGGACCAGGACCGGGGGCGGTGGGACCGGGCCGCGATCGAGCGCGGTGACGCCGTGCTCGCGCGTGCCTTCGGCACCTGCCTGCGCACCGGCGCGGAGCCGGGACGCTTCCTGCTCCAGGCCGCGATCGCCGGGGCGCACGACGAGGCGCGTACGTGGGCCGGCACCGACTGGCCCGGCATCGTGCTGCTCTACGACCGGCTGCTCGGGGCGTGGCCCAGCCCCGTGGTGGAGGTCAACCGGGCGGTGGCCGTGGCCTTCGCCCGCGGGCCCGAGGCGGGCCTGGCCCTGCTCGAGCCCCTGCGCGGGCGCGAGGAGCTGCGGACCTGGCACTACCTGCCGGCCGCCCGCGCGGACCTGCTGCGCCGGCTCGGCCGGGCCGAGGAGGCCGCGGCGGCCTACCGCGAGGCGCTCGGGCTCGTGGACGACGGCGCGGAGCGCCGGTTCCTGCTCGCGCGCCTGGCCGAGGTGAACGGGCCGGGGCCCGCCCGGGGCGAGCCGGGCGTCGGCGGCGGATGAGGCGGCGCAGCCGGGCCAGCAGACCCGGGCGCCGCGGCGGCCGGCCCGCACCGGCGGGCACGGGGCGGCGCGGCGTGCGCGCGGCGCGCTCCACGACGGCCAGGAACACCTCGGCCGGCACGGCCGCGCCCTCGCGGCGCACGGCGTCGGCCCGCACCGCGAGCGGCCGGTCCAGCCGGGCCCAGCTGGGCCGGTGGCCGGCGTCCCACGCCCCGGCCCCGAGCGGGAACCAGGCGCGGTCGCCGTCGTGGTCGCGGCTGGAGAGCATGAGGCCCACGAGGGTGGCGGCGTCGTCGGCGTCGTGTCCGATCACCAGCAGCGGCCGGTCCTTGCCGGTGCGCGGGTCCTCCTCGTAGGGCACCCAGGTCCACACGACCTCGCCCGGGTCGGCGTCGCCGTCGCGGCGCGGGGCGTACTCCGGGCGCAGCCGGCCGGTGAAGTCCCACGCGCCGCCCCGCCCGGGCATCTCGGTCACCGGCGCAGCCTAGGGCCGCAGGCCGCGGCGGCCGGCGAACCGGCGGTGACGCGCGGGCGAGCGGCGGGGGGCGGATCGGCGAGCAGTGAGCGACGTCTCGTCGTGTCGCGCCGTGGCACGGCGGCGCATGGGGCATCCTGGGACCTGGTCGTGCCGCGGCCGCAGACAGGTGCGGGGCCCCTCGATGTATGAGATCGAGGGGCCCCGCGGCACGTCCACCGGCTGTGCGGCCGGGTTGCCCCGGGCCGCGCGAGCCGATGTCCGTGCATGCCGTGCGCTCGTCGGTCGCGGCGACTCGCTCGCGGTCTCCCGCTCGCTCCGTCGCGGCCGGTCCCCGGAGGGACCTGCCGGACCGCCGTACGCATCGGCGGCCGCCGTGCTCGTCCGCCGGACCCCGTCCGCCGCCCGGTCGCCCGGGACGTCGTCCGTGGGACCACCTCCGGGGAGGAGGGCCCCTGCCCCCGCTGCTCCGAGGAGCTGCGGGGCGGTCCGCCGATCGTTCTCGGCGTGGCCTCGCGCCCGGTCTCGGACCCGGTGGCCGGCGACCGGTCGCCCGGTCTCCGTCCTCCGTCGGAGTCGCCTCCGTCGGTCCGCCCGTCTCGCTCGGCGTGGGCGTAGTTCTAGTCCCGCATTCGCCCACGGCACAAGGGGTTTCGCGGAAGTTTTTCCGCGGGGGCGTGGGACCCCCCGCGATGCACAGGATGTGCACAGCTTGTCCTCCGGCGAGGCGCCGTCGTCCCCATGTTGTCCCCAGGTGCGTGCACAGAGGCCGGCCTCACCTGGCGTCGGGGCGTGGTCCGAAAACCGCCACTCGGGGTGCGCGGTCCGGACCGGTCGGACGGGGTGCGCCGCACGCGCCGATGCGGTTGGGTGGAGGGGCTCCCACCCGCCTCCGGAGGCCGCCATGAGCCTGGAACGCCGCGTCGCCGTCGATCCCTACGACTACCTGCCCCCCGTGCCGTCCTTCACCGTGACGAGCGAGGACGTCGCCACCGGCGAGCCCCTGCCGATGGAGCACGTCCACGACTCCGCCGGCGGCGCGAACCGCTCGCCCCAGCTGTCGTGGAGCGACGTGCCCGACGGCACGCAGAGCTTCGTGGTCACGTGCTTCGACCCGGACGCGCCCACGCCGTCCGGGTTCTGGCACTGGTGCGCGGTCGACCTCCCCGGCGACACCCGCTCGCTCGCGCGGGGCGCCGGCGCGTCGGACGCCGACCTGCCCGGCGGCTTCCACGTGCGCACCGACTTCGGCGCGGCGGCCTACGGCGGCGCGGCGCCGCCGCAGGGCGACATGCCGCACCGCTACTTCTTCGTGGTGCACGCCGTCGACGTGCCCAGCCTCGGCGTCGACGCGTCGGTCTCCCCGACCGTCGTCAGCTTCCACCTCGCGTTCCACACGCTGGGCCGGGCGACGATCACCCCGACGTTCGCGCACTGACCCCCGCCGCGCCCACGGGCGCCAGCGCCGCTGCCGCGGCGTCGAGCGCGTCGGACGCCGCGTGCCGCACGTGGCTGGGCGGGAGCTGCTCGGCGTAGAGCGTGAGCTCGACCACCTCGAGCGCGCGGAGGACGTCCGGGTCGCTGCTGTGACGACGCACCCCGGCGATCCCGTCGCCCGGGCCGAGCGTGCGGCCGGCGGCCTCGAGCGCGGCGCGGTAGCGGCCGAACGCGGGCAGCGGGTCGACGGTCGGCGAGCGGGGCGGAGCCGCACGGCGGGCCCGGGCGACCTGGCGGCGCCGGCGCATCGGCAGCGCCAGCAGCGCGACCACCGCGGCGACGAGGCCGAGCACGAGCGCGAGGTTGCGGCGGCCGGTGTCGCTCGACCACAGCGACCGCCACAGCGCGACGAGCCGGCCCACCGGGCCCAGCGACTCGGTGGGGTCGGCCAGGGCCGACCCGGCGGTCGGGTCCGAGGTCACCCAGCCGTCGCCGGGCACCCACACCTCGACCCAGGCGTGGGCGTCGGAGGCGAGCAGGGTGAGCCGGTCGGGGGAGTCCTGGTGCCCGGCCGAGGCGGCGTAGCCCGTGGCCAGCCGGGCCGGGATCCCCAGCGACCGCAGCAGGATCGCCTCCGCGGCGGCGAAGTGCTCGCAGAACCCGGCGCGCGAGCCGAACAGCAGGAAGTCCACGGCGTCCTGGCCCTCGGGCGGAAGCGGCGCGTCGAGCTGGTAGCGCACGTGGGTGCGCAGCCACCGCTCGACCGCCTGCACCTGCTGCACGCGGTCGTCGAGTCCGGCCGTCACGGACTGCGCGAGCTGCACCGTGCGCCGCGTGGTCGTGGGGTCCAGCTGGGTCCAGGCCGGGTCCGCGAGGTCCGGCCCGGTCCCCGCCGCGCTCAGGCTGTCGACGTCCGTGCGCGGCACAGCGGTGACCGTGTAGGGCGCCACCGCGGCGTCGAGGGAGAAGCCGTTCGTCGACAGCTGCACCAGCGACGTCGCCCCGCGCACGGACAGCGGCGGCCCCGGCGCGATCACGCCGACGTCGCCGACCGGCTGCACGTCGTAGCTGCGTGCGCCGCCCGCTCCGAGGCCGGCGTCGCTGGGGTCCGGCGGCAGGGCGATGGCCTGCCCGGGGGCGGCGCCGAACGACGCCTGCACCGGCCGGGCGTACCACGTGCCGTCCGCGACGACGTCGAGCGTGAGCGCGCGCCACAGGCCCTCGGTGCCCGGCGGGACCTCGAACGCCGGGGTGTCGGGCAGGTGGCCGCGCGCCCCCAGGCTCAGGGCCCCGGTGAAGTAGGTCGGGGTCACCTGGGCCGCCTGCTCGGCGGCGGTCTGCGCGCCCAGCGACGGACCGAGCCCGGGGCCGAGCAGGGGCGCGCCGAGCGCGGGCGCGGCGCCCAGCGGCAGGACGAGGTAGGCGACGAGGCCGAGCAGCACCGCCGCGGCGGAGGGGCCCACCAGCGAGTCCGGGACCGGCCGCGGGGGCGCACCGGGCACCGGCGGGTCCGGCTGGAGCGCCTCTCGCGCCGCGACGCCGGCCCCGGCGAGCACCGCGGCCGCGGTGAGGACGGTGGGCACCACCACGTCCGGGCCGGGGGCGAGCCCCGCCGCGGTGAGGATCATGAGCGGGCCGATGCCCAGCGCCACCAGGGCGTCGCGGCGGGTCCGCGCGGCCAGCAGCTGCGCCAGCGCCGTGGCGCACACCATCGTGGCCGCGCCCGCCGCCGGACGGCCGCCGTCCACCTGGTGCACGGCGGTC is a window from the Frankiales bacterium genome containing:
- a CDS encoding sigma-70 family RNA polymerase sigma factor, whose translation is MTVPPDAVVAAVERAHRTEWGLVLATVARLLDGDLATAEECTQEAFEAALRTWGERGLPARPGAWLTTTARRRALDRVRREAALRARYPDLARQEAADDPAAQEDDVDLDDRLRLVFTCCHPALAPEARAALTLRLVCGLTTAEIARAFLVPEPTLAARITRAKKKIATAAIPYRVPGADELPERLDAVLTVIHVVFTAGYATPGPALVRPDLVGRGLDLARVLAVLLPHEPEALGLLALLELTDARRAARVDASGALVLLEDQDRGRWDRAAIERGDAVLARAFGTCLRTGAEPGRFLLQAAIAGAHDEARTWAGTDWPGIVLLYDRLLGAWPSPVVEVNRAVAVAFARGPEAGLALLEPLRGREELRTWHYLPAARADLLRRLGRAEEAAAAYREALGLVDDGAERRFLLARLAEVNGPGPARGEPGVGGG
- a CDS encoding YbhB/YbcL family Raf kinase inhibitor-like protein codes for the protein MSLERRVAVDPYDYLPPVPSFTVTSEDVATGEPLPMEHVHDSAGGANRSPQLSWSDVPDGTQSFVVTCFDPDAPTPSGFWHWCAVDLPGDTRSLARGAGASDADLPGGFHVRTDFGAAAYGGAAPPQGDMPHRYFFVVHAVDVPSLGVDASVSPTVVSFHLAFHTLGRATITPTFAH
- a CDS encoding DUF58 domain-containing protein, coding for MTAATRCRSRRSLTRAGTWLLAAATALALLGYARGDVWMYLISCLAYAGLVVSWVASPVLPHVDTALLLPEREVAGEPTRARLVLRAGSRRVPQHRLRLLTGGDSLVLDLLVDPLAPGESRTVPVDLRPDRRGTHTERAVIGWTFAPFGLVRRVHGDVYPLARTVAAGIDEHVRVEPVPVAGDGDHGRLTVGRTGPDIHALRSWTSGDGSRVHWRSTVRRGAPVVVDRESFERTSLVVLAGPAHPTPEAADAVLARAAGIALRAVREGAEVHLVSSRGVEKLTATRPAAVLAWTADAEPTHRYDSPAEQEALLAATDGRLVVVGSPGLAGPGWDASAAASGVDVVVVEAPPRPAVVPDPPVVVGVSRRLAVATLASLLSGLLGLGLAGMLEPVRALAWGAGLTCLWFLVLVLGLPRERYRWVRPLLAAVAVVGGLVTAVHQVDGGRPAAGAATMVCATALAQLLAARTRRDALVALGIGPLMILTAAGLAPGPDVVVPTVLTAAAVLAGAGVAAREALQPDPPVPGAPPRPVPDSLVGPSAAAVLLGLVAYLVLPLGAAPALGAPLLGPGLGPSLGAQTAAEQAAQVTPTYFTGALSLGARGHLPDTPAFEVPPGTEGLWRALTLDVVADGTWYARPVQASFGAAPGQAIALPPDPSDAGLGAGGARSYDVQPVGDVGVIAPGPPLSVRGATSLVQLSTNGFSLDAAVAPYTVTAVPRTDVDSLSAAGTGPDLADPAWTQLDPTTTRRTVQLAQSVTAGLDDRVQQVQAVERWLRTHVRYQLDAPLPPEGQDAVDFLLFGSRAGFCEHFAAAEAILLRSLGIPARLATGYAASAGHQDSPDRLTLLASDAHAWVEVWVPGDGWVTSDPTAGSALADPTESLGPVGRLVALWRSLWSSDTGRRNLALVLGLVAAVVALLALPMRRRRQVARARRAAPPRSPTVDPLPAFGRYRAALEAAGRTLGPGDGIAGVRRHSSDPDVLRALEVVELTLYAEQLPPSHVRHAASDALDAAAAALAPVGAAGVSARTSG